The following are encoded together in the Pseudodesulfovibrio indicus genome:
- a CDS encoding zinc-dependent alcohol dehydrogenase family protein, which yields MKAMLLEQYGPEPVFAERDLPMPEPGPGEVLIKVAGTSLNPIDNKIATLGSALAFAPDAPAVLGMDVSGTVAGVGEGVTRLAEGDPVFGCAGGVRGIPGALAEYMVADQHLLAAPPECMDLADAATLPLVSITAWLALFNKGGLRRGERLLVHGGAGGVGHMAVQLGVHAGAEVYATVSSPDKAAVVEALGGIPIDYRETPVAEYVADCTGGEGFDLVFDTVGGPTLDASFEGARIDGRVVSTVTRSTHDLSLMHAKSLSLHVVFMLLPLITGKGRGLHGRILADVAGLVDDDRLAVLLDERSFGFREIAEAHRYWQRGEAMGKIAVSVSG from the coding sequence ATGAAAGCGATGCTTTTGGAACAATACGGACCGGAACCCGTCTTTGCCGAGCGCGACCTGCCCATGCCCGAACCCGGACCGGGCGAGGTCCTGATCAAGGTGGCCGGAACCAGCCTGAACCCCATAGACAACAAGATCGCCACCCTGGGGTCGGCACTGGCCTTCGCCCCGGACGCGCCCGCCGTGCTGGGCATGGACGTCTCGGGCACGGTGGCCGGGGTGGGCGAGGGCGTCACCCGGCTGGCCGAGGGCGACCCGGTCTTCGGTTGTGCGGGCGGCGTGCGCGGCATTCCCGGCGCATTGGCCGAATACATGGTCGCGGACCAGCACCTCCTGGCCGCGCCGCCGGAGTGCATGGACCTGGCCGACGCCGCGACCCTGCCCCTGGTCTCCATCACCGCCTGGCTGGCCCTGTTCAACAAGGGCGGGCTGCGGCGCGGGGAGCGGCTGCTGGTCCACGGCGGGGCCGGGGGCGTGGGCCACATGGCCGTGCAGCTCGGCGTCCACGCCGGGGCCGAGGTCTACGCCACGGTCTCCTCCCCGGACAAGGCGGCGGTGGTCGAGGCGTTGGGCGGCATCCCCATCGACTACCGGGAGACCCCGGTGGCCGAATACGTTGCCGACTGCACCGGGGGCGAGGGGTTCGACCTGGTCTTCGACACCGTGGGCGGCCCGACCCTGGATGCGTCCTTCGAGGGCGCGCGGATAGACGGGCGGGTGGTTTCCACCGTGACCCGGTCCACCCACGACCTCAGCTTGATGCACGCCAAGAGCCTGTCATTGCACGTTGTCTTCATGCTCCTGCCGCTGATCACCGGCAAGGGCCGGGGACTGCACGGGCGCATCCTGGCGGACGTGGCCGGGCTGGTGGACGACGACCGGCTGGCCGTGCTCCTGGACGAGCGCAGCTTCGGATTCCGGGAGATCGCCGAGGCCCACCGCTATTGGCAGCGGGGCGAAGCCATGGGCAAGATCGCAGTATCGGTAAGCGGATAG
- a CDS encoding nitrogenase component 1 gives MSKVKTARPNFVSTTNACKLCTPLGASLAFRGVEGGIPFLHGSQGCATYMRRYIISHFREPVDIASSALGEKNAIYGGGPNLKKGILNVMKKYEPKLVGVATTCLTETIGDDVPMYFNEFFKEFGDLDLPELVRVSTPSYNGTHTDGWHGAVRSMVEQLCVEDHADTGRVNILPNMVSCEDIRHLRDICDHFGIEATILPDISETLDGPALEDYVKIPEGGTPISEIKAMSGARATIEFGRCLPRETGGTSLETRFGVENHRIGLPMGLRESDRFFEVLESVSGNPMPRRYELERGRLVDAYVDGHKYIFGKRAVVYGEEDLVVGLCAFLSEIGVDVVLAGTGSRGKGLEGAIAQVTHGTARVAPEVREAVDFHDIAAEAETLAPDLVVGHSKGYRYAREWNVPLVRVGFPIHDRFGGQRLLHLGYKGTQALFDRVVNAVIEKKQADSSIGYGYI, from the coding sequence ATGAGTAAGGTCAAGACCGCAAGGCCCAATTTCGTCTCCACCACCAACGCCTGCAAGCTTTGCACCCCGCTGGGGGCCTCCCTGGCCTTCCGGGGCGTGGAAGGGGGAATCCCGTTCCTGCACGGCTCCCAGGGCTGCGCCACCTACATGCGCCGCTACATCATCTCCCACTTCCGCGAGCCGGTGGACATCGCCTCGTCGGCCCTGGGCGAGAAGAACGCCATCTACGGCGGCGGCCCGAACCTGAAGAAGGGCATTCTCAACGTCATGAAGAAGTACGAGCCCAAGCTCGTGGGCGTGGCCACCACCTGCCTGACCGAGACCATCGGCGACGACGTACCCATGTACTTCAACGAGTTTTTCAAGGAATTCGGTGACCTCGACCTGCCAGAGTTGGTCCGGGTCTCGACCCCCAGCTACAACGGCACCCACACCGACGGGTGGCACGGCGCGGTCCGCTCCATGGTCGAGCAGCTGTGCGTCGAGGACCACGCGGACACCGGGCGGGTGAACATCCTGCCCAACATGGTCTCCTGCGAGGACATCCGCCACCTGCGGGACATCTGCGATCACTTCGGCATCGAAGCGACCATCCTGCCCGACATCTCCGAGACCCTGGATGGCCCGGCGCTGGAGGACTACGTGAAGATCCCCGAGGGCGGCACCCCCATCTCCGAGATCAAGGCGATGAGCGGCGCGCGGGCGACCATCGAATTCGGCCGCTGCCTGCCCCGCGAGACCGGCGGCACCAGCCTCGAAACGCGGTTCGGGGTGGAGAACCACCGCATCGGCCTGCCCATGGGGCTGCGCGAGTCCGACCGGTTCTTCGAGGTCCTTGAGTCCGTGTCCGGCAACCCCATGCCCCGGCGCTACGAGCTGGAGCGCGGCAGGCTGGTGGACGCCTACGTGGACGGCCACAAGTACATTTTTGGCAAGCGCGCCGTGGTCTACGGCGAGGAGGACCTGGTCGTCGGCCTGTGCGCCTTCCTGTCCGAGATCGGCGTGGACGTGGTCCTGGCCGGCACCGGCTCCCGCGGCAAGGGGCTGGAGGGAGCCATCGCCCAGGTCACCCACGGCACGGCCCGAGTGGCCCCGGAAGTGCGCGAGGCCGTGGATTTCCACGACATCGCCGCCGAGGCCGAAACCCTCGCTCCCGACCTGGTGGTGGGCCATTCCAAGGGTTACCGCTACGCCCGGGAGTGGAACGTTCCCCTGGTCCGGGTGGGCTTCCCCATCCACGACCGGTTCGGCGGCCAGCGGCTGCTGCACCTCGGCTACAAGGGCACCCAGGCGCTGTTCGACCGCGTGGTCAACGCCGTCATCGAGAAGAAGCAAGCGGATAGTAGCATCGGCTACGGATACATCTAG
- a CDS encoding YgiQ family radical SAM protein, with protein sequence MHANTSLDQPIVLPMSREEMDALGWAELDILLVTGDGYVDHPSFGAPLLGRWLVHHGFRTGICAQPAWDRPDDILRMGRPRLFAGVTAGSLDSMLAHYTAFRKKRSDDAYTPGGQAGARPNRASIAYTNAVQRAFPGLPVILGGIEASLRRISHYDFWSDSVRKSVLLDAKATAITYGMAENSIVTLARTIETVLEEAGEVDLRALRPRLAALPGLVTAGSRDDIPPDAEVMELPSHEAILADPKQLIEATRLLEKQVHQNKAYAIQETGGRLVMVAPPGPLLDTAGLDELGGLPFTRLPHPSYKQRIPAADMIRTSVTTHRGCSGGCSFCTLALHQGRTVRSRSRESIIREAEAITEVKGWTGSISDVGGPSANMWGAHCAADQSACERASCLTPRICKHYRVAQRDFVGLLRAVSDVQSVKHVRVASGWRIDLGLTDMEALTGLVREFVGGQAKVAPEHQADSVLKLMRKPPFSVFEKFLDLFDRESKKAGKKQYVIPYLMSAFPGCTDEDMRALHDWLNQRGWKPEQVQCFIPLPGTAAAAMFHAGTDMQGKPIYVAKTDAERLRQHAILMPDTGRPPRSGPGGRPGKGRKPRSGKGPRPRRHQG encoded by the coding sequence ATGCACGCGAACACGAGTCTCGACCAGCCGATTGTGCTGCCCATGTCCCGCGAGGAGATGGATGCGCTGGGCTGGGCCGAGCTGGACATCCTGCTGGTCACCGGCGACGGGTATGTGGACCACCCCTCTTTCGGCGCGCCCCTGCTGGGGCGCTGGCTGGTGCACCACGGCTTCCGCACCGGCATCTGCGCCCAGCCCGCCTGGGACAGGCCGGACGACATCCTGCGCATGGGCCGCCCCAGGCTCTTCGCCGGGGTCACCGCCGGGTCCCTGGACTCCATGCTCGCGCACTACACCGCCTTCCGCAAGAAGCGGTCGGACGACGCCTACACCCCGGGCGGCCAGGCGGGCGCGCGCCCGAACCGCGCGTCCATCGCCTATACCAACGCGGTGCAGCGCGCCTTTCCCGGCCTGCCCGTGATCCTGGGCGGCATCGAGGCCTCGCTCCGGCGCATCTCGCACTACGATTTCTGGTCCGACTCGGTACGCAAGTCCGTGCTCCTGGACGCCAAGGCCACGGCCATCACCTACGGCATGGCCGAGAACTCCATCGTCACCCTGGCCCGGACCATCGAGACCGTGCTGGAGGAGGCGGGCGAGGTGGACCTGCGGGCGCTCAGGCCCCGGTTGGCCGCTCTGCCCGGACTGGTCACCGCCGGTTCGCGCGACGACATCCCGCCGGACGCCGAGGTCATGGAACTGCCCTCCCACGAGGCCATCCTGGCCGACCCGAAACAGCTCATCGAGGCCACCAGGCTGCTGGAGAAACAGGTCCATCAGAACAAGGCCTACGCCATCCAGGAGACCGGCGGCAGGCTGGTCATGGTGGCCCCGCCCGGTCCCCTTCTGGACACCGCGGGGCTGGACGAGCTGGGCGGGCTGCCCTTCACCCGGCTGCCCCACCCGTCCTACAAGCAGCGCATCCCGGCGGCGGACATGATCCGCACCAGCGTGACCACCCACCGGGGCTGTTCCGGCGGCTGCTCCTTCTGCACCCTGGCCCTGCACCAGGGGCGGACCGTCCGCTCCCGCAGCCGGGAGTCCATCATCCGCGAGGCCGAAGCCATCACCGAGGTCAAGGGATGGACCGGCTCCATCTCGGACGTGGGCGGCCCCAGCGCCAACATGTGGGGCGCGCACTGCGCCGCTGACCAGTCCGCCTGCGAGCGGGCGAGCTGCCTGACCCCGCGCATCTGCAAGCATTACCGGGTGGCCCAGCGGGACTTCGTGGGGCTGCTGCGCGCCGTGTCCGACGTGCAGTCCGTGAAGCACGTGCGCGTGGCCTCGGGCTGGCGCATCGATCTCGGGCTGACCGACATGGAGGCCCTGACCGGGCTGGTCCGCGAGTTCGTGGGCGGCCAGGCCAAGGTCGCGCCCGAACACCAGGCGGATTCGGTGCTCAAGCTCATGCGCAAGCCCCCCTTCTCGGTGTTCGAAAAGTTCCTCGACCTCTTCGACCGCGAGTCCAAGAAGGCGGGCAAGAAGCAGTACGTCATCCCGTATCTCATGTCCGCCTTCCCCGGCTGCACCGACGAGGACATGCGCGCCCTGCACGACTGGCTGAACCAGCGCGGCTGGAAGCCCGAACAGGTGCAGTGCTTCATCCCCCTGCCCGGCACGGCGGCGGCCGCCATGTTCCACGCCGGGACCGACATGCAGGGCAAGCCCATTTACGTGGCCAAGACCGACGCCGAACGGCTGCGGCAGCACGCCATCCTCATGCCGGACACCGGCCGCCCGCCCCGATCCGGACCCGGCGGACGTCCCGGGAAAGGGAGGAAGCCCCGGTCCGGAAAGGGTCCGCGCCCCCGGCGGCACCAGGGCTGA
- a CDS encoding HlyD family type I secretion periplasmic adaptor subunit, giving the protein MSNKYDRETLLFMSEVDQAMYGKGHKLAYVMSTAILLLIVIFIIWASLAMLDERTRGFGRVIPSQRIQEIQNLEGGILNELFVREGQNVQKGDILARLSNEQAASYYRDAYSKALEHKAAIARLQAEANGTDPVFPDEVLKEAPQLAEDQLRIFKAQRDKLEIEVGLLEDQYQQRQQEVNEMVGRRRQLRESLQVAERQRDIAKPLVEKQIHSELDYLRLEQTVVQMRGDVEALSLGIPRVQRAAKEAKGRIDQARAEYRTHALEEINERRQELKSIMENLSSGGDRVTRTDVRSPVKGIVKHIMVNTIGGVVRPGESIMEVVPVDDTLLVEAEVMPSDIAFLHPGQKAMVKITAYDFSIYGGLQGTVENISADTIEDERGESHYLVKVRTKQNAITYHGQQLPIIPGMTASVDILTGEKSVLDYLLKPLLKAKQNALRER; this is encoded by the coding sequence ATGAGTAATAAATACGACAGAGAAACGCTGCTCTTCATGAGCGAGGTGGACCAGGCCATGTACGGCAAGGGCCACAAGCTCGCCTATGTCATGTCCACCGCCATCCTGCTGCTGATCGTCATCTTCATCATATGGGCCAGCCTGGCCATGCTTGACGAGCGGACACGCGGCTTCGGCAGGGTCATCCCGTCCCAGCGCATCCAGGAGATCCAGAACCTGGAAGGCGGCATCCTCAACGAGCTCTTCGTGCGCGAAGGCCAGAACGTGCAAAAGGGCGATATCCTGGCCCGGCTGTCCAACGAGCAGGCGGCCAGCTACTACCGCGACGCCTACAGCAAGGCCCTGGAGCACAAGGCGGCCATCGCCCGGCTCCAGGCCGAGGCGAACGGGACCGATCCGGTCTTCCCCGACGAGGTTCTCAAGGAGGCTCCGCAGCTGGCCGAGGATCAGCTGCGCATCTTCAAGGCCCAGCGGGACAAGCTGGAGATCGAGGTCGGGCTGCTGGAGGACCAGTACCAGCAGCGGCAACAGGAAGTGAACGAGATGGTCGGCCGCCGCAGGCAGCTGCGTGAAAGCCTCCAGGTGGCCGAGCGCCAACGCGACATCGCCAAGCCCCTGGTGGAGAAGCAGATCCACTCCGAGCTTGATTATCTGCGGTTGGAACAGACCGTGGTCCAGATGCGCGGCGACGTGGAGGCCCTGTCGCTGGGCATTCCCCGCGTGCAGCGGGCGGCCAAGGAGGCCAAGGGACGTATCGACCAGGCCCGGGCGGAATACCGCACCCACGCCCTGGAGGAGATCAACGAGCGCAGGCAGGAACTCAAGTCGATCATGGAGAACCTGAGTTCCGGCGGCGACCGCGTGACCCGTACCGACGTGCGCTCGCCGGTCAAGGGCATCGTCAAGCACATCATGGTCAACACCATCGGCGGCGTTGTCCGGCCCGGCGAATCCATCATGGAGGTCGTGCCCGTGGACGACACCCTGCTGGTGGAGGCCGAGGTCATGCCTTCAGACATCGCCTTCCTGCACCCCGGCCAGAAGGCCATGGTCAAGATCACCGCCTACGACTTCTCCATTTATGGCGGACTGCAAGGCACGGTGGAGAACATCTCGGCGGACACCATCGAGGACGAGCGCGGCGAGAGCCACTATCTCGTCAAGGTCCGGACCAAGCAGAACGCCATAACCTATCACGGCCAGCAACTGCCCATCATTCCGGGCATGACCGCCAGCGTGGACATCCTGACCGGCGAGAAGTCGGTCCTGGATTATCTGCTCAAGCCGCTCCTCAAGGCCAAGCAGAACGCGCTCAGGGAACGCTAG
- a CDS encoding sigma 54-interacting transcriptional regulator, translating into MHASVHGLKMSALLAIAQVIDQAIDLESALDGVLKILSEQLSMQRATVTLFDPETGQLSINASYGLTLEEKRRGVYKLDEGVTGRIFQTGEPYYVPDIDKEPLFLDKTGSRRVKRGMISFIGVPIILHGDPIGVLNVDRLFEDEVSFEEDVDFLKVVATLIGQFLSLNEKIMAREAALKRENTSLKYQISKKSKGPYIVGQSSAMVEVQRQMEKVSPTRATVLLLGESGVGKTLIARIIHELSERKGNPFIKVNCASIPGNLLESELFGHEKGAFTGATNTRPGRFEEADTGTIFLDEIGELPMGLQAKLLRVLQDKELERLGSNRTRTIDVRILAATNRDLGHLVERGKFRLDLYYRLNVFPIRVPPLRERKEDITGLLNHFLHKMANDYGRSIHLTSTALDALIRYDWPGNVREMQNLIERLVIMSEEDRISLEFLKSYLSPGQTAAVQETLPVSEDAPRHTSLKEFERNEVMAALERNGWVQYKAAEALGLSARQMGYRVKKYGLESMIAEGRAKLRRQKENQL; encoded by the coding sequence ATGCACGCGAGCGTCCACGGATTAAAGATGTCGGCCCTGTTGGCCATCGCCCAGGTCATCGATCAGGCCATCGACCTGGAGTCGGCACTGGACGGCGTGCTCAAGATCCTTTCCGAACAGCTGTCCATGCAGCGGGCCACGGTCACCCTCTTCGACCCGGAAACCGGACAGCTCTCCATCAACGCCTCCTACGGCCTGACCCTGGAAGAGAAGCGGCGCGGGGTCTACAAGCTCGACGAGGGCGTCACCGGCCGCATCTTCCAGACCGGCGAGCCGTACTACGTCCCGGACATCGACAAGGAGCCGCTCTTCCTGGACAAGACCGGCTCGCGGCGGGTCAAACGCGGCATGATCTCCTTCATCGGGGTGCCCATCATCCTCCACGGCGACCCCATCGGCGTGCTCAACGTGGACCGGCTGTTCGAGGACGAAGTCTCCTTCGAGGAGGACGTGGACTTCCTCAAGGTGGTGGCCACGCTCATCGGCCAGTTCCTGAGCCTGAACGAGAAGATCATGGCCCGCGAGGCCGCCCTGAAACGGGAGAACACCTCCCTCAAGTACCAGATTTCCAAGAAGTCCAAGGGACCGTACATCGTGGGCCAGAGCTCGGCCATGGTCGAGGTCCAGCGCCAGATGGAGAAGGTCTCGCCCACCAGGGCCACGGTCCTGCTGCTCGGCGAATCCGGCGTCGGCAAGACGCTCATCGCGCGCATCATCCACGAGCTGTCCGAGCGCAAGGGCAACCCGTTCATCAAGGTCAACTGCGCCTCCATCCCCGGCAACCTGCTGGAATCCGAACTGTTCGGCCACGAGAAGGGAGCCTTTACCGGGGCCACCAACACCCGGCCCGGCCGGTTCGAGGAGGCGGACACGGGAACCATCTTCCTGGACGAGATCGGCGAGCTGCCCATGGGCCTCCAGGCCAAGCTCCTGCGCGTGCTCCAGGACAAGGAGCTGGAGCGGCTGGGGTCCAACCGAACCCGGACCATCGACGTGCGCATCCTGGCCGCCACCAACCGAGACCTCGGCCACCTGGTGGAGCGCGGCAAGTTCCGGCTGGACCTCTACTACCGGCTGAACGTCTTCCCCATCCGCGTGCCGCCCCTGCGCGAGCGCAAGGAGGACATCACCGGGCTGCTCAACCACTTCCTGCACAAGATGGCCAACGACTACGGGCGGTCCATCCACCTGACCTCCACGGCCCTGGACGCCCTGATCCGGTACGACTGGCCGGGCAACGTGCGCGAGATGCAGAACCTCATCGAACGGCTGGTGATCATGTCCGAAGAGGACCGCATCAGCCTGGAATTTCTCAAGTCCTACCTTTCGCCCGGGCAGACGGCGGCGGTCCAGGAGACCCTGCCCGTGTCCGAGGACGCCCCCCGCCACACCTCGCTCAAGGAGTTCGAGCGCAACGAGGTCATGGCCGCCCTGGAGCGCAACGGCTGGGTCCAGTACAAGGCCGCCGAGGCGCTCGGGCTGTCCGCCCGCCAGATGGGCTACCGGGTCAAGAAGTACGGGCTGGAATCCATGATCGCCGAGGGCCGTGCAAAGCTTCGGCGGCAGAAGGAAAACCAGCTGTAA
- a CDS encoding type I secretion system permease/ATPase: MPPGFPGVPGMQQPVRVETDERLTPKDIDFQPPLVICLSIISRLLGKPVSSATLKAGIPQQEGVITAASIVRSAERIGITAKTVYREKLRSITKLVMPCILLLRGGNACVLVDTTNNAARVVVPGHGMDETEIPLAKLEEEYTGYAIFCHRKSKLDKRASELKLIKTKRWFWGVLAKFWPIYKHVIGASIMTNIIIVASPLFVMNVYDRVIPNNATDTLWALAIGIVIAYTFDFLLKNLRSYFVDVAGRNADVLIGSKIMNHLMSARLDHMPESAGAVANNIREFESLREFFGSSSLVALIDMPFLVLFIVVIYFIGGPIAYPIFVAVPLVILVGVFLQIPFQHIIENHYKESTQKHALLFEIVQGLETIKTSMAEGRMQARWENVVGLSAHSNSRAKTMANISITFSVFITQMVSVAVIITGVYLISKGELTVGALIACNILSGRSMAPLSAVAGLLSRYQQSRMALNALDMLMEMPSERPEDKEAFHYGTIEPSVTLTNVSFSYPGTDKAVLHDVNLSLKPGERVGIVGRTGAGKTTLGKLCVGLYQPVEGSVQVGDIDLRQMDVADLRRKVGYISQDSLLFYGTLKDNIAFGLPEADDQSINAAAEIAGVNDFVRDHPAGFGMMVGERGTSLSGGQRQAVTIARALLPDPEVLIMDEPSSNMDNQSEYRLKERLRSYIEGKTLIVITHRHSMLDLVDRLVIMDRGKIVVDGPKQAVLDGLRSGQIKVSL, translated from the coding sequence ATGCCTCCGGGCTTTCCCGGCGTGCCGGGCATGCAGCAGCCCGTGCGCGTGGAGACCGACGAACGGCTGACCCCCAAGGACATCGATTTCCAGCCGCCCCTGGTCATCTGCCTCTCGATCATCAGCCGGCTGCTCGGCAAGCCGGTCTCCTCGGCCACCCTCAAGGCGGGCATTCCCCAGCAGGAGGGCGTCATCACCGCGGCCTCCATCGTGCGCTCGGCCGAGCGCATCGGCATCACCGCCAAGACCGTGTACCGCGAGAAGCTCCGGTCCATCACCAAGCTGGTCATGCCGTGCATCCTGCTGCTGCGCGGCGGCAACGCCTGCGTCCTGGTGGACACCACCAACAACGCGGCGCGCGTGGTGGTCCCCGGCCACGGCATGGACGAGACCGAGATTCCCCTGGCCAAGCTCGAGGAGGAGTACACCGGGTACGCCATCTTCTGCCACCGCAAGTCCAAGCTGGACAAGCGGGCCAGCGAGCTGAAGCTGATCAAGACCAAGCGCTGGTTCTGGGGCGTCCTCGCCAAGTTCTGGCCCATCTACAAGCACGTCATCGGCGCCTCGATCATGACCAACATCATCATCGTGGCCTCGCCGCTCTTCGTCATGAACGTGTATGACCGGGTCATCCCGAACAACGCCACCGACACCCTCTGGGCGCTGGCCATCGGCATCGTCATCGCCTACACCTTCGACTTCCTGCTCAAGAACCTGCGCAGCTACTTCGTGGACGTGGCGGGCCGCAACGCGGACGTGCTTATCGGCTCCAAGATCATGAACCACCTCATGTCCGCCAGGCTGGACCACATGCCGGAATCGGCGGGCGCGGTGGCCAACAACATCCGCGAGTTCGAGTCCCTGCGCGAATTTTTCGGGTCGTCGTCCCTGGTGGCGCTCATCGACATGCCGTTCCTTGTGCTGTTCATCGTGGTCATCTACTTCATCGGCGGGCCCATCGCCTATCCGATCTTCGTGGCCGTGCCGCTGGTCATCCTGGTGGGCGTGTTCCTCCAGATTCCGTTCCAGCACATCATCGAGAACCACTACAAGGAATCCACCCAGAAACACGCGCTCCTGTTCGAGATCGTCCAGGGGCTGGAGACCATCAAGACCTCCATGGCCGAAGGCCGCATGCAGGCGCGGTGGGAAAACGTGGTCGGTCTGTCCGCCCATTCCAACAGCCGGGCCAAGACCATGGCCAACATCTCCATCACCTTCTCGGTGTTCATCACCCAGATGGTCTCGGTGGCCGTGATCATCACCGGCGTGTACCTGATCTCCAAGGGCGAGCTGACCGTGGGCGCACTGATCGCCTGCAACATCCTGTCCGGCCGGTCCATGGCCCCGCTGTCGGCGGTGGCCGGGCTGCTCTCCCGCTATCAGCAGTCCCGCATGGCCCTGAACGCCCTGGACATGCTCATGGAGATGCCGTCCGAGCGGCCCGAGGACAAGGAGGCCTTCCACTACGGCACCATCGAGCCGTCCGTGACCCTGACCAACGTCTCCTTCAGCTATCCCGGCACGGACAAGGCCGTTCTCCACGACGTGAACCTCAGCCTGAAGCCGGGCGAACGGGTCGGCATCGTCGGCCGCACCGGCGCGGGCAAGACCACCCTGGGCAAGCTCTGCGTCGGCCTCTACCAGCCCGTGGAGGGCTCGGTGCAGGTGGGCGACATCGACCTGCGCCAGATGGACGTGGCCGACCTGCGCAGAAAGGTGGGGTACATCTCCCAGGACAGCCTGCTCTTCTACGGCACGCTCAAGGACAACATCGCCTTCGGCCTGCCCGAGGCGGACGACCAGTCCATCAACGCCGCCGCCGAGATCGCCGGGGTCAACGACTTCGTGCGCGACCATCCGGCGGGCTTCGGCATGATGGTCGGCGAGCGCGGCACCTCCCTTTCCGGCGGCCAGCGCCAGGCGGTGACCATCGCCCGCGCCCTGCTGCCCGACCCGGAGGTCCTGATCATGGACGAGCCGTCCAGCAACATGGACAACCAGTCCGAATATCGGCTCAAGGAGCGGCTCAGGAGCTATATCGAAGGCAAGACGCTCATCGTCATCACCCACCGCCATTCCATGCTCGACCTGGTGGATCGGCTGGTGATCATGGACCGGGGCAAGATCGTCGTGGACGGGCCCAAGCAGGCCGTGCTCGACGGGCTCAGGTCCGGTCAAATCAAGGTTTCCCTGTGA
- a CDS encoding radical SAM protein: MTVKDTTKHPCFNKSTAGSCGRVHLPVAPKCNIQCNYCNRKYDCVNESRPGVTSGVLKPFQAAEYMDKVLAREPRITVAGIAGPGDPFANPAETLETMRLLNERHPELLFCLSSNGMGILPYLDDIAALGVSHVTITISAVDPAIGAKIYAWVKDGNVVYRGEKGAEILLDRQLAAIKGLKERGITVKVNSIVIPGVNDEHIVEVAKVCASLGADIQNMIPLKPTADTPFAKVPEPGRETVLPLRKEAGAFIEQMTHCKRCRADAVGLLGDDQSAALCGTLQACSKLKPIEVETARPFVAVATREGLLVNQHLGEAKSFQIWGRSESGGYRMVEERQAPTAGCGPQRWAELAATLKDCRAVLCAAIGETPRILLEEHGIASHTVDGFIEDALRFVFEGGDINALKVRRSGIGSGCAGGGAGCG, encoded by the coding sequence ATGACCGTCAAGGATACCACCAAGCACCCCTGTTTCAACAAGTCCACCGCCGGAAGCTGCGGCCGCGTGCACCTGCCCGTGGCGCCCAAGTGCAACATCCAGTGCAACTACTGCAACCGCAAGTACGACTGTGTCAACGAATCCCGCCCCGGCGTGACCTCCGGCGTGCTCAAGCCGTTCCAGGCCGCCGAATACATGGACAAGGTCCTGGCCAGGGAGCCGCGCATCACCGTGGCCGGAATCGCCGGTCCGGGCGACCCGTTCGCCAACCCCGCCGAGACCCTGGAGACCATGCGGCTGCTGAACGAGCGCCATCCCGAACTGCTCTTCTGTTTGTCCTCCAACGGCATGGGCATCCTCCCGTACCTGGACGACATCGCCGCGCTCGGCGTGTCCCACGTGACCATCACCATCTCCGCCGTGGACCCGGCCATCGGGGCCAAGATCTACGCCTGGGTCAAGGACGGCAACGTCGTCTACCGGGGCGAGAAGGGCGCGGAGATCCTCCTGGACCGCCAGCTCGCGGCCATCAAGGGGCTGAAGGAGCGCGGCATCACGGTCAAGGTCAACTCCATCGTCATCCCCGGCGTCAACGATGAGCACATCGTCGAGGTCGCCAAGGTCTGCGCCTCGCTGGGCGCGGACATCCAGAACATGATCCCCCTGAAGCCCACCGCGGACACCCCGTTCGCCAAGGTCCCGGAACCGGGCCGCGAGACCGTCCTGCCCCTGCGCAAGGAGGCCGGTGCGTTCATCGAGCAGATGACCCACTGCAAGCGGTGTCGCGCCGACGCCGTCGGCCTGCTCGGCGACGACCAGTCCGCCGCCCTGTGCGGCACCCTCCAGGCGTGCTCCAAGCTCAAGCCCATCGAAGTGGAGACGGCCCGCCCGTTCGTGGCCGTGGCCACCCGCGAGGGATTGCTGGTCAACCAGCACCTGGGCGAGGCCAAGTCCTTCCAGATCTGGGGCCGGTCCGAATCCGGCGGCTACCGCATGGTCGAGGAACGCCAGGCCCCGACAGCGGGGTGCGGCCCCCAGCGCTGGGCCGAGCTGGCCGCCACCCTCAAGGACTGCCGCGCGGTCCTGTGCGCCGCCATCGGCGAGACCCCGCGCATCCTCCTGGAGGAGCACGGCATCGCGAGCCACACCGTGGACGGCTTCATCGAGGACGCCCTGCGCTTCGTGTTCGAGGGCGGCGACATCAACGCGCTCAAGGTCCGCCGGTCCGGCATCGGTTCCGGCTGTGCGGGCGGCGGCGCGGGCTGCGGCTAA